Part of the Cupriavidus basilensis genome is shown below.
GATTCAGCTTATTCGTCAGCTGCCGAAGCTTTGTAGGCTTTTACCGCAGCATCCTGATGCGCCTGATAAGCTAGCACTGATGCCTTCGTTAGAAACTGGTTGTTCCGAGTTTTATGGTGAAGCTTGAGTTTGCCTTGCTTGAGCAGCTTCACGACATGTGGACGGGAAACGAATAGCAGCTTCGCGGCTTCGGCGGTGGACATGAAATCGTCGGCGTCAGGCGGCGGTGGAATCTTCGCGTTCGTCGACATTTTGGGTCACCCTTTCTCAAAGCAACCGGCCTCACGCGCCTAAGTTAATCCAGGCTAGCTCACAGGCACTGCGGCGCTACGTTCGTTTCAATCCGCTTTCCGCCGCGCGGCGCGACACTGTTCCAACTCCTTGCTGAGCTCTTCTATTCGCGCTTGCATGCCTGCCGCTCGTTTCAGTAGCTGTCCGACTTCATACCAGTAGGCATATCCTAGGTCCCCGTCCTCTAAGCCCAATTCGTGGAACTTGCGAAGCGCAGTCTCAAGGTCGATACGGCTATCAGAGTTCATCTCTTCTTCCGCTGATTCTGAGGGGCGGTTGGCGCGCTCCGCGGTAGGCAAGCGTCGAAACGAAACTCCGACTAGGCTGAGAGCGAACCCGACTGCCGGCACGACCAGAAGTGTCGGAGTCGTTGAAAGTGGAGTTCAAAAGTTCTTTCATGGCCAGCAGAGGTACGAAATATTGGTCACCTATGGAAACAGTCGGGCATATTGTTCGGCGGCGGTCTTGGCTTCTTGCACTACCGGCTTAACATCCCCCGCGGATAGTCGTTGAAGCGGTGTAGCCCCACCCAACGCCTCAATCGCGGTCGTGAAGAAGTCGAACATAGACCATGGGTCGACTTTGCCGAGACCACGTATGACCTTTCTGAAGTCGTCGCGAAAAATCGTCGTCGAGAGGAAGAACGCTGGGTAAAAGGCTTCGGGACCAAAGTAGACGCGAAATACTCGCTGCGATTCAACAAGCTTAGCCAGTTTCTTTTCCGTGAGGCCTGCCGAGATGCGGAAGTCATGCATTCGGAGCACTTTGCCTTGAAGCACGAGAGGGTAGCGCTCCGGGTTCGCATTGTGGTACCTACGGGAGCGCCTATTTTCTAGCGCCTGCTTCGACTCAGCTCTAACGCGCTCGCGAAGCCTATCTTCCTCCTCGCAAAGCGCGGGGAAATCGATGCCGTAGACCGTGGCCTGGCCAACGGCCTTGCAAAGATGATTCTTGAAGAGCCGACCAAGCGCCGCATCAGGGATTTCAAGCAGTGTTTCAGCGACCTTCGGGTCGAACAAGATGGCTGCAATCACGGCGCGATGGAAGATGTGGTCCACCCATTCCTCATCGAGCGATGTTTCGTTTTCTGTAGCACGCGTAGAGCGCGGCATGGTCATTCCTTACTTAAGCGAGAGCGTTTGAGCCCGCATGGTCTCCAGACTGCGCCGGCCTTCACGGATAAGCGCGTTCTGCAGGCCGCCGCAGATTTCGAATCTCGCACGTGCTCACCCGTTTTCGAAGCTCAATACTTTCACCAGCCGTGGTCTCTCAACACGCGTACCGAATGCGACAGGCGAACACCGTCTCGTTTCTCCGTCGGCGGTCGAATACCAGTAGTTCACGACACCCTTATCGTTTCCCTCTGCCTCCTGCCACAACCCGCTTACTCGGCAGAGCGTGACGGAAGCGTCATCCTCACTACGAGCCAACAAGTGAACCGAAAAGCTAACATCGCCAAGTTGCAGTACCAATTGAATCAGCGCTTCGGCACCGTCCACCACCCAACCATCCGGGGCCGCGCAGTCCGCACCGCGAGAGGAGGCCACGACAAAGAAGTTCGGCGTGAGGTCCGTCCATCCAACGCAGCGCCACGCAAGAAGTGGCTGCATGAGCCTCTTCTTTATGGGATGTAGCTCTTCCCAACTGCTGTCAGTGAATAGCATGACACCGGCCAACAAGAGTTTTAAAGGTTGAGTTTGGCATTAGCTGCATTTTTTGAGGGACGTATTTGTTGGAGTGACCTCAGCAAAGCTGAGAGTCGGTCCGTCGACGTTGGTCGGTAGCATCATCGATTCTACGAATTACGTAGAGATTCAACAAGCGATTTCTACGATATTCGTAGAATGAAAAAACAGCAGCCAGCGTCTCTATTTGGCCGCCGGCTTCGGACCGCCCGGCGCGACGAGGATATTCCACAAGACAAACTGGGCGTCCAAATTGGACTTGATGAACATACAGCGAGCGCGCGAATTAGCCGTTACGAAACAGGCGTGCACGAACCGCCGTTTGAAATCGCTTTGAAGTTGGCGAAGGTGCTGCGTGTGCCAGCGGCATATTTTTATTGCGAAGACGAAGACCTCGCAGAAATAGTGCTGGCGTGGAGTCGCATATCAAATTCCGAGCGTAAGCGCCTTAGGCAACTGGTTGCAACAATGCTCCCCGAAGGTCTCATCAAATAGCACCACAGAAAACGAGCTGGCTCCGGAACGCTCTCATGTGCCCCGCGACTCGGGCTCAGCGCTTCCCCGTGTGCACAACTTCGCTGCCCACACCACAAGGGTGTGGACAGCCGCCTATCGGCGGTTCCGAAGTTGCACACACTCGAACGCCTGACGCGCCGGCGATGCCGGCTTGCCCTAGTTTCATTTTTTGAAAGTGAAAACGTCGACACCTGACGGTGTTCGGGGTCAGATGCGCGTCGTTCGCTTGTAGCCGGGGCAATAACGCTCATTGCTGGGGGAGCGATTTCTCGCCGTCTCAGGGCGGATAGACAAAAGGAATGTGGGGAAGTTGACTAGGTGACCACGATGGCGGATGTCCATGGGCATCAAGTTCTGAGGTGGATGTCCATACCCCCTTATGCGCGGGTGACACAATGCTCTCCTCGAGGCGGCCTCACGCCTCGGCCCACGCACGACAGTTCATTGATGCCTTTTTTGCGCTTCACTCGTTTTCTTGCCGCCTCGGCATTTGCTTTCGGCGCCCTCCCCCTCCCCGCAACGGCCGCGCAGGCTCCACAGATTGCAGCACGCTCTTACATTTTGCTCGACAGCGGCTCGCATCGCGTCATGCTCGAGAAGAATGCTGACGAGCGTCTACAGCCCGCGTCGCTAACTAAAATGATGACAGCCTACGTCGTGCTTGACGCCCTGAAGGCGAGCACGATCAAGTGGGAACAGTTGGTGCGTGTGGAGGCCAGCGACCTTGCTCATGTGGGCGGCGACGAGGCAACCATGCGCCTCCAGGCCGGCCAGATCATCAGCATTCAGGACCTACTGACGGGTCTCATTGTTGTCTCAGCAAACGATGCGGCAATGGTCCTGGCCCGTACGGTCGCCGGGTCGGAGGACGCATTTCTAGGGAAAATGAACGATTACGCCAATCGTCTAGGGCTGAGTGCCAGTCACTTCGCCACCCCTTCCGGCATTACCACGCCAAACCACTACTCGACTGCCCGAGACATTGCCCACCTGTCGGTGCGCTTGACGGAGGATTTTCCGGTCTACCTGGCCTTCTCCGCTCAGCGGGATTTCAGCTATGGCAGCTTCACCAGACACAACAAGAATCGGCTGCTGGACGATCCAACTATCGATGGCCTGAAGACGGGCCATACTGCCAAGGCAGGCTATTGCCTGGCGGTCACGGCAAAGCGCTCGGTGGCCAAGGGCAAAGCGATGCGACGTGTTTTCGCTGTGGTTCTCGGCGCACCCTCCAACGATGGGCGCTTCGTCGCGGGCAGGCAACTGATCGATTACGGCTTTCATTGAGCCCGCTGCGGCTCTGAGCCGCTCGTCGCTGGGGATGGTCAACGGCAAGCAGCGGTATAGCCCTCTGACTGCATGTTGTGCCGGCGTATGGGGGCGCGCAATGCGAAGCACGAGAACTCCAGGTCGCCGTTGACGGGAGTTTGTGTAATTCCTGGCACGTTAAGACTCTCCCTCACTAGCGGGTTGACGATGCTCACCCCTGCGCTTGGCGAGCGTGATGCGAACCGGTGCCGGGGCAAACGCAGTCTCATGCCGGATGCGCTAACTCCCCTTTGCCCTGCGCCCGCGCGACGTCGGCTTCGCCGGCACACTTCTCCCATACTCATTCCACCACGCTGTCAGCGCCTCCATCGTGGCCCCCAAGCCGCGCGCCTTTGCCGTGATCTCGTACTCGACGCGCGGCGGCACCTCAGCAAACACCGTGCGCGATATTAGGCCATCCGCCTCCAATTCACGAAGCTGTGCCGTCAACATGTGCTGAGTGATCCCCGGTATGGCCTTGCGCAGTTCCCCAAAGCGATAGATCCGCTGGTTGAGCAGCCACATGATTTCCAGCTTCCACTTTCCCGACAGTAGCGCAAATGCCCGGCGCATTTCCTCGTGCATGTTGATCTCATCGCCGCCATTAGTCTTCTTTTCCATACTAACCACCAGTTTTTCATCCTACTTGCTGACTTTTAGCTTAGACGACATTCTGTTGCGTGTCGATGCAATCCCCCAGCTTTAGGAAACCTCATGACTCAAAGTTACGTGTACTGGATCAGCACGGCGCTGCTCTCCTTGCTCTATCTCGCTTCCGCGACGATGTATTTAGCCAAACGGGCTTGGGTTGTCCAGGCACTTACAGACCTTGGCTATCCCGGCTATCTCGTACCGTTTCTCACTGCGGTAAAGCTCCTGGGCGTGGCCGCCATTTTGGCGCGCGTCAGCGCGCCGCTAAGCGACCTGGCCTACGCCGGCATGTTTTATCACCTGCTGCTGTCTGGTTTGGCTCACCTTGGCGTCCGTGAACTGAGAGGTGCGCTGCCTGCGGTAGTCGGCGTTGTGCTGCTCGTTTCGTCGTTCGCAACACAGAACATCGCTCGCGAGACCCCGTCCCCCTACGCTCCATTTGCGGAGCGCCAAACATCCCTCAACTAACGGAGATCAACCATGGCTCGACTCAACGGAAAAGTCGCGATCATCACTGGTGCCAGCCGCGGCATCGCAAAACTGTTTGCCGCAGAAGGCGCCAAAGTGGCCGTTCTTTCGCGCACCCTGGCCAATGTGGATGCGGTCGTTGCCGACATTCGCGCTGATGGCGGAACGGCAATCGGCGCGCTTTGCGACATCGCCAATGCCGGCGAGATTAAGGCAGCGGTGGATAAAGTCGTCGCTACCTATGGCGGGATCGACATCCTCGTCAACAATGCCTTCGACTCATCCGCGCCGTTCTCTTCCATTACCGATCTGTCGACGGAACAGTTGCAGCGCAATTTCGAGATGGGACCGATTGCGTATCTGCGGACGATGCAGGCGGCGTACCCCTACCTCAAGGCGAGCGGTGAAGGACGTGTCATCAACTTCGGCTCAATGGCTGGTGTCCTGGGCTTGGTGGGATATGGTCCGTACAACATGGCCAAAGAGGCAGTGCGCGCTCTCACCCGCACCGCTGCCCGTGAGTGGGGCCCCGACAAGATCACGGTGAATAATGTACTGCCGGTGGCCGAGACATGGGGTCCGGAAACCAACGTCCCTCCGCCGACCAACCCGCTCGGCCGCTATGGTTCGCCGGAAGACGATATTGCGCCTGTCGTCCTGTTCTTGGCGAGTAAGGATGCCCAGTTTTTGACCGGATACAGCCTTACCCCCGACGGCGGCTCGATCATCGACAGCGCTCGATAGCTCGGAGCAACTGTCCGTGGTTCGAACACGTATGCAATGCTATCAAATTTGATCGGGCCACTAGCACCTGAGGCTGTGAAGCGGCAATTGAGAGAGAGATGAAAGTTACCCTTTTCGGAGCGACCGGGAAAACCGGGCCATCCCTTGTAAACGAGGGCCTGCAGCGCGGCTTCGAACTCACCGTCTTTGCACGTTCCAGCAGTAAGTTTGAGAACGCCAATGTGCAGATTGTCCGAGGCGAGTTTACCGATATTGACTTGTTGCGAGACGCAATCCGTGGATCAGATGCGGTGCTTTCGGCGCTGGGCCCTGCCAGGCAGCCACACCCGAAAGGTATGCCAATCACTACGGCGACCCGGGCAATCATCTCAGCGATGGAACGCGAGCAGGTGAAGCGGTTCATCGCGGTCTCGACCGGGACAGCCGCTGATCCTGGCGATGATTTCGACCTCAAGATCTGGCTGCCTGCCGCAATCATCAAGTTCGCGATGCCAAGTGCTTACGAAGATATGATCGGACTTGCAAGAGCGATCCGTATCTCGTCGCTTGATTGGACAATGGTTCGAGCGGCTGTATTGAAGAATCGCCACGCCGCGGAGCAACTCAACGTCGGCTTGTATGGTCACGCCAAGCATTCGCTGACGGTCGCCCGTGAAGACTTGGCCAAATTCATGTTTGATCAAATTGCGAA
Proteins encoded:
- a CDS encoding SDR family NAD(P)-dependent oxidoreductase is translated as MARLNGKVAIITGASRGIAKLFAAEGAKVAVLSRTLANVDAVVADIRADGGTAIGALCDIANAGEIKAAVDKVVATYGGIDILVNNAFDSSAPFSSITDLSTEQLQRNFEMGPIAYLRTMQAAYPYLKASGEGRVINFGSMAGVLGLVGYGPYNMAKEAVRALTRTAAREWGPDKITVNNVLPVAETWGPETNVPPPTNPLGRYGSPEDDIAPVVLFLASKDAQFLTGYSLTPDGGSIIDSAR
- a CDS encoding excisionase family DNA-binding protein; the encoded protein is MSTNAKIPPPPDADDFMSTAEAAKLLFVSRPHVVKLLKQGKLKLHHKTRNNQFLTKASVLAYQAHQDAAVKAYKASAADE
- a CDS encoding DoxX family protein — its product is MTQSYVYWISTALLSLLYLASATMYLAKRAWVVQALTDLGYPGYLVPFLTAVKLLGVAAILARVSAPLSDLAYAGMFYHLLLSGLAHLGVRELRGALPAVVGVVLLVSSFATQNIARETPSPYAPFAERQTSLN
- a CDS encoding NAD(P)-dependent oxidoreductase, producing MKVTLFGATGKTGPSLVNEGLQRGFELTVFARSSSKFENANVQIVRGEFTDIDLLRDAIRGSDAVLSALGPARQPHPKGMPITTATRAIISAMEREQVKRFIAVSTGTAADPGDDFDLKIWLPAAIIKFAMPSAYEDMIGLARAIRISSLDWTMVRAAVLKNRHAAEQLNVGLYGHAKHSLTVAREDLAKFMFDQIANHDFVRRAPGISTRQ
- a CDS encoding helix-turn-helix domain-containing protein, whose protein sequence is MKKQQPASLFGRRLRTARRDEDIPQDKLGVQIGLDEHTASARISRYETGVHEPPFEIALKLAKVLRVPAAYFYCEDEDLAEIVLAWSRISNSERKRLRQLVATMLPEGLIK
- a CDS encoding winged helix-turn-helix transcriptional regulator — translated: MEKKTNGGDEINMHEEMRRAFALLSGKWKLEIMWLLNQRIYRFGELRKAIPGITQHMLTAQLRELEADGLISRTVFAEVPPRVEYEITAKARGLGATMEALTAWWNEYGRSVPAKPTSRGRRAKGS
- a CDS encoding D-alanyl-D-alanine carboxypeptidase family protein, with translation MPFLRFTRFLAASAFAFGALPLPATAAQAPQIAARSYILLDSGSHRVMLEKNADERLQPASLTKMMTAYVVLDALKASTIKWEQLVRVEASDLAHVGGDEATMRLQAGQIISIQDLLTGLIVVSANDAAMVLARTVAGSEDAFLGKMNDYANRLGLSASHFATPSGITTPNHYSTARDIAHLSVRLTEDFPVYLAFSAQRDFSYGSFTRHNKNRLLDDPTIDGLKTGHTAKAGYCLAVTAKRSVAKGKAMRRVFAVVLGAPSNDGRFVAGRQLIDYGFH